In the genome of Bosea sp. BIWAKO-01, the window GTCCGGCGCACATGGGCGGCGATCGCATCGGCTGTCCGCTCGACGGTCAGCAGGAAGGTCGCGACGGGAGGCGGTGTGAGCGTCGTGATCGCGGCGACTGTCGCGTCCGCGACATAGCGAGGGCTGGACGGCCCCACGGAATTGAAGCCGAGAGCGTCGACGCCGGCGTCTATCGCCAGGCGGGCTTCGTCAGCCGACGCGATCCCGCAAATCTTGATCCGGGTTCTCATACCCACCCATCAGGGAAATCGGTTCATGACGCAATCTCGTCGCGCCACCGAGACGGAGTGGACGCATCTGGTCGTGGAGGCAGAAAGACTGGGGTTGCATCGGCCCCGGGCCTGAGCCCTCCTCGCCTGGAGGCTTTCGAATTCCGCCGCGTCAGACCGATCGGAACCTGCTCTCGCAGGCCCGCGATCGAAGACCCCTTGTCCGGAAGCAGACATTCCGGATTGGCCGAGCGATCTTGGCTCCCGCTCCGGTTGCGTGAGCATGATGGCGCGTAGGCTCGCGAGATTGAGTGTGAACCCAACCGCCGGAAGCGGATGTTCTTATCGTCCTCAGAACTGAGCCACTCGCCCGAGACCGTTACTTCACCGGTTTCGCGGCCGGCGCTGCCTGGCCGCCAAGGGGAAAGGCCAGGGTGAACAGGGCTATCGTGCCACGCGGGCGGTTCTCGACCGCGACTTCCCGCAAGACCTTCAATTGGGTCGATACGGGCGTGCCGGCCACTTTGAATTGTAGCCGATGGACCCGCCGACCGCCGTGACGCGTCCCTTGAATGGCCCCACTGAATCGCCCGAGCCACTGTCGCCCGTGATCTGATGGTAGTGCCCCGCCAGCAGGCCAATCGACAGTTCCTTGGTCAGGTTCTTGGTGATCGCAAGATCGGCATGGAGCGCATTGCCGCTGTTGTAATCCGTCGCGTTGTTCCTGCCGTTGATTTCAAAACCCAGGGCCGTGGAGATGTCCAACCCCAGCTCCGGGTCGAGATAGGTCAAGGCAGCCGACAGATCGCCGATCCAGCGGTTGAAGGACATGTTCGAGAGTTCGCCGTCCTGATAGGTTCCCGACGGAATATTGACCGCTGCCGCGGTCGACCAATGGAACTTCCCCGCATGCCAGCCGACAACCGCCGATACGATCGGGTCGCCCAGATTGAAGGTTGCGTCCCGCTCGCTAAGACCCACGGCCCGCCCGAGCCGTGACGATGAAATGACCGCGCCTGCGCTGACACGCGGCACCCCCAAAGGCAGCGAAACGCCGATGGCCAGATTGCCGCCGAGAATCTCCAGCGGCGTCACCCATGTCGGCGTCAGGAAAGCGGCCCGCGCTTCCGCCTTGACGTTGGCCAGCACGGCGCCACCAAGCGATGTCCGCACGCCCGCGGATAAGCGGCCGGAATAACTGTAGAGGTCCGTTTCAAAGTAAAAGCCCGGCGGCGGAAGGAAACCCGCCATCGCGCCGTGAAAACCAAGAACATAAAGGCTGGCGCCACCTTCGGTCGCTGTCGCGGGACCTGCAGCCGCGACAAGGATACCAAACGCAGCTGCCGCGATCTTGACCGAAACCTGCCGCATCGTTCCCCTCATGGCACTTATCGATGCGCCTTGAGCGTCAAGCTGCGTCATGCCGACCCCGGGGTCAATCGACATCACCCGATGTCCTGTGGAGGTCCATCGCTGACGCTGCCGAAGGCGCGCCGTCGGTCATTTCGACCGCCTCACCTAAGCCCGGAGCTTCACCGGCTGGCGCAGAATCGTCTTGAGCCTGGCCGCCTCCGTCCTGCGCGGATCGCTCAGGTAGATCTCGTGGTGGGGGCCGTTGAAGACCATCCCCCTGGCCGGCATCACCTCGCCGTGGAGCCGGGCCAGGACCGGCCCCTCCTCATCATAGCTGCCGACATGCAGGGTCTGGAACGAGAGCCCTTCGGCATAGGGTTCGAGGCGCAGGCTTTGCGGGGGCTGGCCGAGCTTCAAGCCCGTCTTGGCTACAGCCTTCTCGAACATGTCAGGTGAGACGAAATCCGGCGCCATGATCATCATCGTCCAGTGCCACTGGCTCTTTTGCCGGGTGATGAAGCTCCGGGGATCGTCGGCCCACCACAATCCTTCCAGCGGCGGCACCACATAATCCCTGCCGAGCGCAGCCTTTGCGGCGAACTTCACGGTGTAGCTGACCCCGTAGAGCCATTCGAGCGCCGAGCGGTAAGCCGGTGCGG includes:
- a CDS encoding transporter; protein product: MSIDPGVGMTQLDAQGASISAMRGTMRQVSVKIAAAAFGILVAAAGPATATEGGASLYVLGFHGAMAGFLPPPGFYFETDLYSYSGRLSAGVRTSLGGAVLANVKAEARAAFLTPTWVTPLEILGGNLAIGVSLPLGVPRVSAGAVISSSRLGRAVGLSERDATFNLGDPIVSAVVGWHAGKFHWSTAAAVNIPSGTYQDGELSNMSFNRWIGDLSAALTYLDPELGLDISTALGFEINGRNNATDYNSGNALHADLAITKNLTKELSIGLLAGHYHQITGDSGSGDSVGPFKGRVTAVGGSIGYNSKWPARPYRPN
- a CDS encoding GyrI-like domain-containing protein, translating into MAKIDFKKALKPLYDPPAGDFALVEVPPMLFVKVNGEGDPNTAPAYRSALEWLYGVSYTVKFAAKAALGRDYVVPPLEGLWWADDPRSFITRQKSQWHWTMMIMAPDFVSPDMFEKAVAKTGLKLGQPPQSLRLEPYAEGLSFQTLHVGSYDEEGPVLARLHGEVMPARGMVFNGPHHEIYLSDPRRTEAARLKTILRQPVKLRA